The Podarcis raffonei isolate rPodRaf1 chromosome 2, rPodRaf1.pri, whole genome shotgun sequence genome window below encodes:
- the TIMP2 gene encoding metalloproteinase inhibitor 2 isoform X2, translating into MFKGPDQDIEFIYTAPSSAVCGVTLDVTGKKEYLIAGKSEGNGKMHITLCDFIIPWDSLSATQKKSLNQRYQMGCECKISRCPSIPCYVSAQDECLWTDWVTEKNINGRQAKHFACIKRSDGSCAWYRGVAPPKKEFLDIEDP; encoded by the exons ATGTTTAAAGGGCCCGACCAGGACATTGAATTCATCTACACGGCTCCTTCTTCGGCTGTCTGTGGAGTGACGCTGGATGTTACTGGCAAGAAAGAGTATCTCATTGCAG GGAAATCTGAAGGCAACGGCAAGATGCACATCACGCTGTGTGACTTCATCATTCCTTGGGACTCCCTCAGTGCTACCCAGAAGAAGAGTCTAAACCAGCGGTACCAAATGGGCTGTGAGTGCAAG ATCTCCCGATGCCCTTCCATCCCCTGCTATGTCTCTGCTCAGGACGAGTGCCTGTGGACTGACTGGGTGACAGAGAAGAACATCAACGGGCGGCAGGCAAAGCACTTTGCCTGCATCAAGCGGAGCGATGGTTCGTGCGCGTGGTACCGTGGAGTGGCCCCACCCAAGAAGGAGTTTCTTGACATTGAGGACCCTTGA